A genomic region of Oncorhynchus mykiss isolate Arlee chromosome 16, USDA_OmykA_1.1, whole genome shotgun sequence contains the following coding sequences:
- the LOC110491790 gene encoding fructose-bisphosphate aldolase A, whose protein sequence is MPHSFPFLTPDQKKELSDIALKIVAKGKGILAADESTGSVAKRFQSINAENTEENRRLYRQLLFTADDRAGPCIGGVIFFHETLYQKTDAGKTFPEHVKSRGWVVGIKVDKGVVPLAGTNGETTTQGLDGLYERCAQYKKDGCDFAKWRCVLKITSTTPSRLAIMENCNVLARYASICQMHGIVPIVEPEILPDGDHDLKRTQYVTEKVLAAMYKALSDHHVYLEGTLLKPNMVTAGHSCSHKYTHQEIAMATVTALRRTVPPAVPGVTFLSGGQSEEEASINLNVMNQCPLHRPWALTFSYGRALQASALKAWGGKPANGKAAQEEFIKRALANSLACQGKYVASGDSTAAGESLFVANHAY, encoded by the exons ATGCCTCACTCATTCCCCTTCCTCACTCCTGATCAGAAGAAGGAGCTCAGTGACATCGCTCTCAAGATTGTCGCCAAGGGCAAGGGAATCCTCGCCGCTGACGAGTCTACCG GCAGCGTTGCCAAGCGCTTCCAGAGCATCAATGCTGAGAACACTGAAGAGAACAGGAGGCTGTACCGTCAGCTCCTCTTCACCGCTGACGACCGTGCCGGTCCTTGCATTGGTGGCGTCATCTTCTTCCACGAGACCCTGTACCAGAAGACCGATGCCGGCAAGACCTTCCCCGAGCACGTCAAGTCCAGAGGCTGGGTTGTAGGCATCAAGGTTGACAAAGGTGTTGTCCCCCTTGCTGGAACCAATGGAGAGACCACCACTCAGG GTCTGGATGGCCTGTATGAGCGTTGCGCCCAGTACAAGAAGGACGGTTGTGACTTCGCCAAGTGGCGTTGTGTGCTGAAGATCACCTCCACCACCCCCTCCCGCCTGGCCATCATGGAGAATTGCAATGTCTTGGCTCGTTATGCCAGTATCTGCCAGATG CACGGCATTGTCCCCATTGTTGAGCCCGAGATCCTCCCCGATGGTGACCACGACCTGAAGCGCACCCAGTACGTGACTGAGAAGGTCCTGGCCGCAATGTACAAGGCTCTGTCCGACCACCATGTCTACCTGGAGGGTACCCTCCTGAAGCCCAACATGGTCACTGCCGGACACTCCTGCTCACACAAGTATACCCACCAGGAGATCGCCATGGCCACCGTCACGGCCCTGCGCCGCACCGTGCCCCCAGCAGTTCCTG GCGTCACCTTCCTGTCCGGTGGCCAGTCTGAGGAGGAGGCATCCATCAACCTGAACGTCATGAACCAGTGTCCCCTGCACAGGCCATGGGCATTGACTTTTTCCTATGGCCGTGCCCTCCAGGCATCCGCCCTGAAGGCATGGGGTGGCAAACCTGCGAACGGAAAGGCTGCCCAGGAGGAGTTCATCAAGAGAGCTCTG GCCAACAGCCTGGCCTGCCAAGGCAAGTATGTCGCGTCCGGAGACAGCACCGCCGCTGGAGAATCACTGTTCGTGGCCAACCACGCTTATTAG